CTTCAGCAGCGCGTGCGCCACCTTAAAGACCAGCCCGGCGGTGCAGAAATAGTGGTAATCCTCGCCCAGCTTCGGATTCACCAGCGCCACACAAGGCGGGCGGCCAAAGGGCGAGAGCTCATGGTGATCCACGATCACGCAATCCACCCCCTGCTCCTGGAGCCAGGTCAGTTCCTTGATCGAGGTGGTGCCGCAGTCCAGGGCGATGAGCAGATCCGGCTTACCAAACTCCTCAAACAGACGTGCGAAGCCGTCCATGCTCAGGCCATACCCCTCATCCATACGGGAGGGCAGGAAGAGATGCGTCTGCAAGCCATAGGCTTTCAGAGTCAGGTGCATCAGTGCCATGGAGGTGACGCCATCCACATCGTAGTCCCCGTAGAGGGCCACGCGCTGCTTACCATCCACGGCTTTCAGGATACGCTCGACGGCCACCTTCATCTCCGGCAGCACCGTGGGATCTCCCAGGCTGGCCAACTTCGGCACCAGGAAATCCCGCACCTGCTCGGTGGTCTTGATATCGCGCTGAGTCAGCAGGGTGGTCAGTAACAGAGGCAGCCCTGTATCCGCCGCCAATTCCGCCGCTCCCTCGGGCACAGGCTTCAGCAGCCAGCGCGGAGGCAGGGTATTGGGTAGAGGGATTTCAGAGGCGAGGGCCATTATGTGACAAAGTGCAACTTCCTTGTATGCAGCACGTGCATGGGCTAGTCAAAGCATCCCTCCCCCTTTCATGTCTTCTTCCACAGATTCTTCTCTCTCGGGCCGCCTCTGGCTGGCTGGTATGGGCTTCTTCTTAGCGCTGGCGGGCCTGCTCTTTACCTGGGTGCTATGGACCGCCTGGCAGCGTGCGGAGGAGACCCGCAGCTGGGTGGCCACCCCATGCCGCATCATCTCCGCTCAGGTGGTGAGTGAGCGCCCAACACCCCATTCCAATCCGGCTTTCAAGGCGGAGGTGCGCTACACCTTCACTTATGAGGGGGAAACCCGCACTGGCTCTCACATCAAACGCGTGGACTCCGCCAGCCAGCATGAGGAAAACGCCCGCAAGAAGCTGGAGAGCTACCCGATCGGCCTGGATACGACCTGCTATGTCAACCCCGCCCAGCCGGCGCAGACCGTGCTGAAGCACGACACCCGCGCTGCCCTCTATTCCATCTGGTTTCCTCTCCTCTTCGTCTTCGGCGGCCTCGGCATGGCCTGGAATGCGGTGAGGGGGCAGCGGAGGTGAAGTGGAGCATTTCACGGAGCGTCCAGGAATGCGGTGGCAAGCGCTCAAGCGCGACACCGCTCCTGGGGATAGCCGCTTCCATCAAACTATCGTTTAGCTCAGCCACTGCCTTTCCTAGCGACTCAACAACACGGCCTCGTCTCGAGCGGTGTCGTCGAGGCAAGGGTTGCCCCTTGTCTCTCTGCCATCGCACTCCGGGACGCTCCGCGACAGCAATCGCGCCTCGCCCGTTTTCATCTGTTCAGTTCACCCCAGCACCGTCCCCACCTCCAGCGGCTTGCCGCGCAGGAAATCGCCCGCAGGGAGCTTCTTGCCGCCTTCGGCCTGCACTTCATCCAGGGCCAGGAGTCCTGAGCCGGTGGCGATGATGAGGCCGGTTTTGGGATCGCTGTTCACGATCGTGCCAGGAGCCGGGCAGGTTTCAGCTTCGGGGATGACATGGGCGCGATGCACCTTCAGCGGGGCGGGTTTCTCACCGCTGCCAGGCAGCAGGGTGAAGGTGCCCGGCCAGGGATTGTAGGCCCGGATAAGGCGCTCCAGTTCCACGGCACTGCGGGTCCAGTCCAAGCGACCGTCTTCACGCTTCAGCTTGCCACAGTGCGTGGCGTAGTCGTTCTCCTGAGGTTTACGCGGAGCTGGGCCGGAGGCGATGAGGTCCAGCGCTTCCTCCAGGCTGGCGGGAGCGGCCAGGGCCAGTTTGTCATGCAGGGTTCCGCCGGTGTCGCTGGGCTCGATGGTGACACGGTCCATCAGCAGGATGTCACCGGTGTCCAGCCCCTCATCCATGTGCATGATGGTGACGCCCGTTTCGGCATCGCCTTCACGGATCGTCGCCTGGATGGGCGACGCACCGCGATATTTGGGCAAAAGGGAGGCGTGAATGTTCAGGCAGGCGAGCTTGGGCACGTCCAGCACGGAGCGCGGCAGGATCTGACCATAGGCCACCACCACGGCCACGTCGGCATCATAGGCTTTCAGTTCCTCCACGGCATGGCGGATCTTTTCCGGCTGGAGCACGGGGATGCCTGCGGCCTGCGCCCGCACTTTCACCTGCGGAGGCGTGAGCACCAGCTTGCGACCGGCGGGTTTATCCGGCTGGGTGACCACGGCCACGACCTTGTGCTTCGGGGTATAGAGAAGCCACTCCAGCGAGGGCAGGCCGATGTCCCCGGTTCCAATGAAAAGGATGCGCATGAAATCAGATCAGGTTCCCAGGAAGGCTCAGATTTTCATCTGTTCGATGTCTCTCCAGGCTTGCAAGGTCATGACCCCGGCCAGGATATCGTAGAGCACCTTGGCAGGCGGTTGGCTGGCATCAATCTCGACAATGCGATCCCCGCTGTAGTAGTCCAGGATCGGCTTCGTCTCAGCCTCATAGGTGGCGAAACGGTGCTGAATGACCTTCTCGTTGGCGTCATCGAAGCGGTTGTCCTTCAGGGCACGCTTGCGCAGACGGCGGGCCAGTTCCGTGCGGTCGGGGCAGGAGAGGTGAAACACTTTCAGCACCTCGATATCCTCCTCCATGAATCGAGCCTGATCCACATTGCGCGGGATGCCATCCAGAACCAGGAAATCGATCTCCGGTTTGAATTGATGGGAGTCCACGCGCTGCTTGATGTTCGCGCGCCAGAGCTGCACCGTCACGTCATCGGGGACGAGCTCGCCACGGCTCGAGTATTCCACAAACTTCTGCCCCAGCGGCGTGCGGGTATCCAGAGAACGGAAAACGTCGCCACAAGCCAAATGATGAAAGCGTGGAATAGAGCCGAGCACCTTGCCCTGAGTGCCCTTGCCGCTGCCAGGAGCGCCAAGAATGAGGAGGGTGCGGAAACGAGGTTGAGATTCAGCCATGGTAAAGGGTGGAATACGCTCAATAGCACGCCGAGGTTGCTGTCACAAGGCAGGCTTGCGGCGAGTTTTAAGCCAAATGTCATCGGTTCAGCTCGGACATTTCCTTCAGGCATCTCGCCCGCTCTTTAGAAAAAGTCCCTTGCAGGCGGGTGCGTCACTCCGCCAGATCAATGCCAAACAGGGCCGAGAGATCGGTGCCTTGCAGTTCCCCTGCGCCGGAGTTTGGACTCAAGGTTTCTGCAGAGGCAGCCCCCGCAGCGGGCAGGAGGTCTGCCTGATTCACCCCGCGCAGCGTGAATAGCAGATCGGGCTGCGTATCCAGCAACACCGCCACGCCGTAGAGCACGGCGGCCGAGTGCTTGCAGAGATCCGCATGATCCGGGCAGGAGCAGTCGAAACGGATCTCCTTCGGCTGAGGGAAAAGTCCGGTCTCAGGCTCAGTCAGGATTTTCAACAGCCCGTCCCCGAGATTGCCGGTGAGCAGGTCTAACAAAGAGTTCACCTGTCCCTGAGCGGCCTGCACCAGCTCCTGCCAGTGCGCGGCATCCAGCGGGCGGATGTGAATGAGCGTATCCTCGAGATGCTCCCCCGCCACCACCGCGCTGAGCGTGCCGGGCTCGATGACGAGGTCCAGCACTTGCCCGTTGCGGAGGTAACTCCGCCCCGCAGGCAAGCGAGCTTCATAGTGGGAGTAACGCTCCAGATGGCGGCACCAGGCTTGGGCCCAAAAGGTCTGGCAGAGTTTCTTGCTGCCTTTCGGCGCGGCTAAGGGCGTGAGGCTCTCCCCGCGCGCGCGTCGTTTGGCGATCTCTCGCTGCACGCGCTCCTGATTTTCTTCACGCTCTTCCCGGTTCCATGACATGCGGGGTTTTAAACGGAGCGGCTAGCCTCCGCCAGTAAAACAGATGACGCCTGCGCAAACCGACGGCATGCTGAGCCCATCATGACCCTGAAGGAGAAACAAGCGGAACTCATCGACGACCTGAACCTGATCGAAAACGTGCAGGAGCGGTTGGCGGCACTGAGTTCCTTCATCCCCGCCGTCACCCTGCCGGAGGAGGAGCGGCGGGAGGATCAGCTCGTGCCGGGCTGTGTCTCCCGGGTCTGGCTGGACTGCGCGCTCACGCCGGAAGGACGCAGCCATTTTCGCTGTGCGGCGGACTCGCCCATGGTGGCCGGACTTGTGGCGCTTTTGTGCCATCTTTACACGGATTCGGCACCGGCTGAAGTGGCTGTGGTAGAGCCTGAAATCTGGTCTGGATGCTCATTCCATAAGGCTTTGTCGCCCACCCGACTGAATGGACTGGCCTCCATGCGCCAGCGCATGCGTGAGTGGGCGGCTGCAAGCAGCTAGGAGAGGGGGACGTAGTCTCTGGCACTTATGCCCACTGTCAGCCGCCGTTCCTTCCTGAAAAATGCCTCCCTCACCGCCGCCAGCGTGGCCTTCCCCGCGGTGGTGAAATCTGCCAACCCGAACTCCAAGCTCCAGGTCGTGTCTGTGGGAGCCAACGGCATGGCCTTCAGCGACATCAAAAACATCGGTGCCCATGCGGCGGTGAAGTATGTGGGCTTCTGCGACATCGACAGCCAGCGCTTTGACAAAGTCGATGAGGCGTTCCCCGGCACGCAACACTTCACCGACTTTCGCGAAATGTATGCGCAGCTCGGGGATAAGTTCGACGCCGTGTCCGTAGGCACGCCGGATCACATGCATGCCAAGGCGGCCATCATGGCCATGCGCCTGAAAAAGCACGTCTATTGCCAGAAGCCACTGGCCCACACCGTCTGGGAATCCCGCCAGATGCGCCTCGAGGCGGAGAAGGCCGGAGTCGTTACCCAGATGGGCAATCAGATTCACTCCGCCATTGAGTATCGCCTGGGCACACGGTTGCTGAAGGAGGGGGCCATCGGGAAGATTAAGGAAGTGCACTCTTGGGTGGCCGTGACTGGCAATGAACGCAACAAACGGCTCGAGCCCCTGCCCGGTGCCCCGGTGCCTGCGAATGTGAACTGGGATCTCTGGATCGGCGGTGCGCCGATGCGTGAGTATGCGCCCTGCTACCACCCCTTCATCTGGCGTGACTGGCAGGACTTCGGCGGTGGTGCGCTGGGCGACTTCGGCTGCCACATCCTCGATCCTGTTTTCACCGCCCTGGGTCTGAACGCGCCGCTGACGATCACCGCCCGTAACAGCGGCATCAATCAACACATCTGGCCGACCACGGAGGAAGTGGAATACGTCTTCCCCGGCAATCAACTGACCGCCGAGAAAACCCTCAAAGTGACCTGGAGCGATGGCGGCCTGCGCCCGGATCGTAAGCTGGCGAAGATGCCAGATAACCTGGAACTGCCGAAGAGTGGCTCCCTCTTCATCGGTGAATTGGGCAACATGGTGTTAGGCCATGTGGCGGGCCCACGCCTGTATCCAACTGAGAAATTCACTGGTTTCAAATACCCCAAAGAGCAGGGCCTGAGCCACTGGCACGTGTGGGTGGACGCCTGTTTGTCAGGAAGCAAGACCAGCGATGGCTTCCACTACGCAGGCCCGCTCTCCGAGACCGTGCAGCTGGGCAATGTGGCCACACGTTTTTGCACCGGCCCCATCGACTCCCGCACGGGAGATCCACTCGAGCCGAAGATCTTGGAATGGGATGCGGAGAAGCTGAGCTTTAAGAACTTTCCTGAGGCTAACGCCTTGCTAACCAAGACCTACCGCAAAGGCTGGGAAATTTGATCCGCGGACTCAGAACAAGATTGGGATTGAAACTCAAAATCGGTATAACCAATACCAGTTTGCTTTCTTGCAGAATGCAGCGCGTGTTTGCTCAGGCAGGCACTTGCTAATTGATCTGTTCAGGCGCACTGGAGTCGTGATAATCGTCCACACTCCGGAATGTCTTCGCGCCCTCAATCGACTGTTCGTGCCTCTTTCCCTGCTACCGCCTGGACCCAGGTGGTCATGGCGCGGGAAGGTGATGATGCGGCTTCAAAGGCGGCGCTGGAGGAGCTGTGCAAGGGTTACTGGCCCGCCATCTACACCTACCTCCGTGCGCTGGGGTGTGATCGTGAAGAAGCCTTGGATGAGACTCAGGAGTTCATGACCCATTTCATCCAGGGTGGAGGCCTGCACAATGTCTCGCCAGAGCGCGGCAGGCTGCGCAGCTACCTGCGGCAGTCCCTGCGCAATCACCTGACGACGGTGCGCCGGGATGCTGCGCGGCAAAAACGCGGCGGAGGAAAAACCTTCGTCTCCATGGATGATGTGGAGGTCTTCGATGTGCCGAGCGAGCCGGATGCCGCTGACCAATGGTTTGACCGCCGCTGGGCCTGGAGTGTGGTTCGGCATGCCATGGATCGTCTGGAGGAGCGCTACAGGAAGCGGGGCCGCACGGCGGTGTTTGAGGCGCTGAAAGAGGGACTCATCTGCCCGGACCTGCTGAAGCCCTACGCCGAGATCGGCCAGACCCTGAGCATGACGGAAAACCAGGTGAAGCTGGAGGTGCACCGTGCCAGACGCCGCTTTGCCGAAGAGCTGCGCTCTGAAGTGGCCGTGACGCTCTCTCCCGAAGCTGACACGGATGAGGAACTGCGTTATCTCATGAGTGTCCTAAGCTTTGAGTGATACGAACGCCAGCCTGATCGCCTGCCCGCGCTGTGGCAAAAGCTACGCCCGCAAAATGCTGGTGGGCGGTGTCTGCCCTGCCTGTGTGGCGAAGAACATGCAGCGCCAACTCTTTGCCAACCTGGAGGCTGAGATCGAGGAAAAGGAGCCGCTGTCTCTGAATGTGCAGGGGTATGAGATCCAGGAGCTCATCGGCGGGGGCGGTATGGGAGAGGTTTACCGCGCCGTGCTCACCGCCCGTGGCCGCGTGGTGGCCATGAAGGTCGTCTCCGGCCGCTTGACGCGTGACCCGGAAGTGACCGGACGTTTCGAGGCGGAGGTGGCCGCCCTGTCTCAGCTCAGCCATCACAACGTGGTGCGCGTGCTGGATCATGGGGAGACGGTGAATGGCCGCCACTTCCTGGTGATGGAGTATGTGGATGGCTGTGACCTGCGCCGCCTGCTGCGGGCTCAGCGTCTGGAGCTGGAGCGTGCCCTCGATATCTTTTTGAAAGTGTGCGCCGGTGTCAGTCATGCCCACCAGCGCGGCTTTGTGCATCGGGATATCAAGCCGGCCAACATCCTCATCGGCGCAGATGGCACGGTGAAGGTGGCGGACTTTGGCTTGGCTAAAACCCTGGTGGAAAGCGCCTCCTCCTACGGTTTCACCCAGACTCGAGATACCTTTGGCACCCCCTACTATGTGGCCCCGGAAGTGACACGCAGCGCCGGGCAAGCCGATGCCCGTGCAGATGTGTATGCGCTCGGCGTGCTGCTGTATGAGCTGCTCACCGGCTCCGTGCCCATGGGGCAATTCACCCCGCTGTCGCAAAAGACAGGCCTGAGCAAAAAGATCGACGGCATCATCAATCATGCTCTCGCCGATGATCCCCAGCGGCGCCTCAGCTCCGTGGAGGAGATGGCCACGGCCGTGGAAAAGATCGCCGCAGAGCACCAGCGCGGCCACGTGAAGCGCGTGCGCAGCCGGAAGCTGATGACCCTGGCGGCCATCTTTGCCACCCTCGGCCTCGGGGCCGCCGTCGGCTCCTGGATCAGTGAGCGCCATGTGCCCGCCTACCTGCTCTCACGCAGCGGCGGTGATGCGGTGAAAGCGAGCCGAGAGCGTCCCTGGCGTAACAGTTTAGGCATGAGTTTCGTGCCAGTCCCGGTGCCGAAGCAGCGTCTGCTGTTCAGTCAATTTGAGACAAGGGTGAAGGAGTATGAAGCCTTTACAGCCCTCAACCAGGCGCTCTTACCTTCACTGCAAGAAGAGATCTATTCAGAACGACGTGAGGTCACAAAAAACACCCCGGCCGTGTCGTCCGAAAAGGAGCTGACGAATTGGCGAAAACCAGGTTTTAGCCAAACGCCTGATCATCCCGTTTGTGGCATGCGCCTGGCCCAAGCACGGCTGTTTTGCGCCTGGCTGACCCGCCATGAACATGATCTCGGCTGGCTGAAAGAAGGGCAAGTGTATCGCCTTCCCACGGATGCCGAGTGGAGTTTTGCCGCAGGCATCACCGACGATGCTGGCCCCTATGCTTCAGATCGTCTCTCGACAGAACCGAATCTGCTGCCGACCGGGAACTTTGCTGGCCAAGAAGTCAAACGCCTCGCGCTCTGGCCCCTGCGCCGCCCCGCAGATGCTGCGGAAGACAGCTACCCCTGCACGGCACCCGTCGGTAGCTTTCCAGCCAACGCTTATGGCCTTTTCGATCTCCACGGCAATGTGCTGGAGTGGACGATGACTCGGCTGGACGGAAGATTCGGATTTCCGCCAGATTACTTTTGCCTGCGTGGCGGCTCCTGGGCCACGGGTAGGCTTAATGAAATGCGCCCTGAGTTTCGTAAGGGCACTCGGAGCACTCGTGCTCAGGCTGATTTCGGATTCCGCATCGTGCTCGATCTAGAATCCAAGGTGGAGTCCTTGCGCTCGCTGGACCCCTTGGAATAACTCAAAGATTTTCAGGGTGATCAAGCGATCAACTTCTCGATCACTTGCCCGCCGAATTGGCTGAGTTGCTTGAAGCGGCCGGCGTGGTAAAAGGTCAGCTTGTTATCGTCGAGGCCTAACAAACGAAGCAGAGTCACATGCACATCGCGCACGTGCCGCACTTCTTCGATGGCCTCCATGCCACGATCATCCGTGGCACCGATGGTGTGCCCAGCTTTCACACCGCCACCGGCGAACCAGATCGTCATCGCTTTAGGATTGTGATCCCGGCCATACTGGGTGCCCCCACGCACCCCGTTGTCAGGCGTGCGGCCAAACTCACCGCACCAGACGATGAGCGTATCCTCCAACATGCCTCGCTGCTTCAGATCCTGGATCAAAGCGGCGATGGGCCGATCCACCTGGCGGATGAGATTGCCATGCGCACGCTCGATGTAGTCGTGGCTGTCCCAAGTACCCGCGTAGAGCTGCACAAAGCGCACGCCCTTTTCCACCAGCTTGCGCGCCAGCAGGCACTTGCGGCCAAAGGCATCTGTGGCCTCCTGACCGATGCCATACATTTCCTTCGTGCGGGCATCTTCCTGCTCGATGTCGATGACCTCAGGCACCTGCATCTGCATGCGAAAAGCCAGCTCATAGTTGTTCATGCGGGCTTTTAACTCCTCATGCCAAGGATGGTCTTGAACGTGCTTTTGGTTAAGCTTGGCCAGGAGATCCAGATTGGCGCGCTGGTGTTCAAGGGAGATCCCCGCAGGTGGTCGCAGATCGAGAATCGGGCTGCCTTTGGGGCGCAGGGGTGTTCCTTGAAAATGGGCGGGTAGATACCCATTGCTCCAGTTGGCGCTGCCTCCCTGAGGATAGCTGATCTCTGGCAGCACGATGAAGCCCGGCAGGTCTTGATTGGGCGAGCCCAGGCCATACGTGACCCATGCGCCTAAGGCGGGATCACCGCCGAAGCGATTGCCACAGTTCATCTGATACATCGCTGTGGGATGATTGACGCTATCCACCTGACACCCTCGAAAGAAACACAAATCATCGGCCACCTTGCTGAGATGCTGCCAGGGCTCGCTCATCCAG
The DNA window shown above is from Prosthecobacter debontii and carries:
- a CDS encoding DUF3592 domain-containing protein, giving the protein MSSSTDSSLSGRLWLAGMGFFLALAGLLFTWVLWTAWQRAEETRSWVATPCRIISAQVVSERPTPHSNPAFKAEVRYTFTYEGETRTGSHIKRVDSASQHEENARKKLESYPIGLDTTCYVNPAQPAQTVLKHDTRAALYSIWFPLLFVFGGLGMAWNAVRGQRR
- the fmt gene encoding methionyl-tRNA formyltransferase — protein: MRILFIGTGDIGLPSLEWLLYTPKHKVVAVVTQPDKPAGRKLVLTPPQVKVRAQAAGIPVLQPEKIRHAVEELKAYDADVAVVVAYGQILPRSVLDVPKLACLNIHASLLPKYRGASPIQATIREGDAETGVTIMHMDEGLDTGDILLMDRVTIEPSDTGGTLHDKLALAAPASLEEALDLIASGPAPRKPQENDYATHCGKLKREDGRLDWTRSAVELERLIRAYNPWPGTFTLLPGSGEKPAPLKVHRAHVIPEAETCPAPGTIVNSDPKTGLIIATGSGLLALDEVQAEGGKKLPAGDFLRGKPLEVGTVLG
- a CDS encoding adenylate kinase family protein, which encodes MAESQPRFRTLLILGAPGSGKGTQGKVLGSIPRFHHLACGDVFRSLDTRTPLGQKFVEYSSRGELVPDDVTVQLWRANIKQRVDSHQFKPEIDFLVLDGIPRNVDQARFMEEDIEVLKVFHLSCPDRTELARRLRKRALKDNRFDDANEKVIQHRFATYEAETKPILDYYSGDRIVEIDASQPPAKVLYDILAGVMTLQAWRDIEQMKI
- a CDS encoding SWIM zinc finger family protein, coding for MSWNREEREENQERVQREIAKRRARGESLTPLAAPKGSKKLCQTFWAQAWCRHLERYSHYEARLPAGRSYLRNGQVLDLVIEPGTLSAVVAGEHLEDTLIHIRPLDAAHWQELVQAAQGQVNSLLDLLTGNLGDGLLKILTEPETGLFPQPKEIRFDCSCPDHADLCKHSAAVLYGVAVLLDTQPDLLFTLRGVNQADLLPAAGAASAETLSPNSGAGELQGTDLSALFGIDLAE
- a CDS encoding SufE family protein, whose translation is MTLKEKQAELIDDLNLIENVQERLAALSSFIPAVTLPEEERREDQLVPGCVSRVWLDCALTPEGRSHFRCAADSPMVAGLVALLCHLYTDSAPAEVAVVEPEIWSGCSFHKALSPTRLNGLASMRQRMREWAAASS
- a CDS encoding Gfo/Idh/MocA family protein — encoded protein: MPTVSRRSFLKNASLTAASVAFPAVVKSANPNSKLQVVSVGANGMAFSDIKNIGAHAAVKYVGFCDIDSQRFDKVDEAFPGTQHFTDFREMYAQLGDKFDAVSVGTPDHMHAKAAIMAMRLKKHVYCQKPLAHTVWESRQMRLEAEKAGVVTQMGNQIHSAIEYRLGTRLLKEGAIGKIKEVHSWVAVTGNERNKRLEPLPGAPVPANVNWDLWIGGAPMREYAPCYHPFIWRDWQDFGGGALGDFGCHILDPVFTALGLNAPLTITARNSGINQHIWPTTEEVEYVFPGNQLTAEKTLKVTWSDGGLRPDRKLAKMPDNLELPKSGSLFIGELGNMVLGHVAGPRLYPTEKFTGFKYPKEQGLSHWHVWVDACLSGSKTSDGFHYAGPLSETVQLGNVATRFCTGPIDSRTGDPLEPKILEWDAEKLSFKNFPEANALLTKTYRKGWEI
- a CDS encoding RNA polymerase sigma factor, with the translated sequence MSSRPQSTVRASFPATAWTQVVMAREGDDAASKAALEELCKGYWPAIYTYLRALGCDREEALDETQEFMTHFIQGGGLHNVSPERGRLRSYLRQSLRNHLTTVRRDAARQKRGGGKTFVSMDDVEVFDVPSEPDAADQWFDRRWAWSVVRHAMDRLEERYRKRGRTAVFEALKEGLICPDLLKPYAEIGQTLSMTENQVKLEVHRARRRFAEELRSEVAVTLSPEADTDEELRYLMSVLSFE
- a CDS encoding bifunctional serine/threonine-protein kinase/formylglycine-generating enzyme family protein, which translates into the protein MSDTNASLIACPRCGKSYARKMLVGGVCPACVAKNMQRQLFANLEAEIEEKEPLSLNVQGYEIQELIGGGGMGEVYRAVLTARGRVVAMKVVSGRLTRDPEVTGRFEAEVAALSQLSHHNVVRVLDHGETVNGRHFLVMEYVDGCDLRRLLRAQRLELERALDIFLKVCAGVSHAHQRGFVHRDIKPANILIGADGTVKVADFGLAKTLVESASSYGFTQTRDTFGTPYYVAPEVTRSAGQADARADVYALGVLLYELLTGSVPMGQFTPLSQKTGLSKKIDGIINHALADDPQRRLSSVEEMATAVEKIAAEHQRGHVKRVRSRKLMTLAAIFATLGLGAAVGSWISERHVPAYLLSRSGGDAVKASRERPWRNSLGMSFVPVPVPKQRLLFSQFETRVKEYEAFTALNQALLPSLQEEIYSERREVTKNTPAVSSEKELTNWRKPGFSQTPDHPVCGMRLAQARLFCAWLTRHEHDLGWLKEGQVYRLPTDAEWSFAAGITDDAGPYASDRLSTEPNLLPTGNFAGQEVKRLALWPLRRPADAAEDSYPCTAPVGSFPANAYGLFDLHGNVLEWTMTRLDGRFGFPPDYFCLRGGSWATGRLNEMRPEFRKGTRSTRAQADFGFRIVLDLESKVESLRSLDPLE
- a CDS encoding DUF1501 domain-containing protein, whose product is MNRSLFPCAGARALHAPTRREFVYGLGTSLGSVALTSLMASEAKGPLAPKPQQVPAKGKNCIFLMMEGGPSHIDCFDPKPALEKLHLKEFVREGKMKSAMESGKRYYVRSPFKFAQHGQSGAWMSEPWQHLSKVADDLCFFRGCQVDSVNHPTAMYQMNCGNRFGGDPALGAWVTYGLGSPNQDLPGFIVLPEISYPQGGSANWSNGYLPAHFQGTPLRPKGSPILDLRPPAGISLEHQRANLDLLAKLNQKHVQDHPWHEELKARMNNYELAFRMQMQVPEVIDIEQEDARTKEMYGIGQEATDAFGRKCLLARKLVEKGVRFVQLYAGTWDSHDYIERAHGNLIRQVDRPIAALIQDLKQRGMLEDTLIVWCGEFGRTPDNGVRGGTQYGRDHNPKAMTIWFAGGGVKAGHTIGATDDRGMEAIEEVRHVRDVHVTLLRLLGLDDNKLTFYHAGRFKQLSQFGGQVIEKLIA